From one Lycium barbarum isolate Lr01 chromosome 6, ASM1917538v2, whole genome shotgun sequence genomic stretch:
- the LOC132644056 gene encoding uncharacterized protein LOC132644056, producing MAEYETCIVGLHLALDMDMRNLHVIGDSDLLIHQIREQWATKIEKIIPYVGLVQRLADQFQEVKFKHIPRTQNEFANDLATIASMVQHPDSKYIDPIRVEIRGQRAHYAFVEAEIDGKPWYVDIKMYLEKGEYPEGITINQKKTITKLANGFFLNKNVLYKRTLDLGLLRYVDFVEATRLIEEVHVGICYPHMNGFVLAKKILRIGYYWMTMENDCSKFIHKCQKCQIHGDLIKVPPTKLDVVTSPWLFTSWGMDVIGPIEPAVSNKHHFILVAIDYFTNHLMKEIYAQFRITHRNSTVYRPQMNGAIEAANKNIKKILRKMIDNNKDWHKQLPHALLGYRITARTSMGTTPYMPVYGTEAVIPAEVEIPSLRIIQETELDDAEWICKRHEQLAFLDEKRMIAVCHGLLYQQRMA from the exons ATGGCGGAATATGAAACTTGTATCGTAGGCCTTCATTTAGCCCTTGACATGGATATGCGAAATCTTCATGTAATTGGTGACTCGGATTTGTTGATTCATCAGATTCGAGAACAATGGGCCACCAAAATTGAGAAGATCATACCatatgttggacttgtgcaaagacTAGCAGATCAATTtcaagaagtcaagttcaaacatataccaagaacCCAGAATGAGTTTGCTAATGATTTGGCGACAATAGCATCCATGGTTCAGCATCCTGATAGTAAGTACATTGATCCTATCAGAGTCGAAATTAGAGGTCAACGAGCTCACTATGCTTTTGTAGAAGCAGAGattgatggaaaaccttggtacgtCGATATTAAAATGtacttggagaaaggagaatatcctgAAGGAATCACCATCAATCAGAAGAAGACTATTACGAAGTtggcaaatggtttcttcctcaatAAGAATGTTTTGTATAAAAGGACCCTAGATTTGGGCTTGCTCAGATATGTTGACTTTGTCGAAGCCACAAGGTTGATTGAAGAAGTACATGTTGGAATCTGCTATCCTCACATGAACGGGTTTGTACTGGCAAAGAAGATTTTAAGGAtaggttattactggatgactaTGGAGAACGATTGTAGCAAATTCATCCATAAATGCCAGAAGTGTCaaattcatggagacttgataaaaGTCCCTCCAACAAAACTGGATGTTGTCACATCACCATGGCTATTCACctcttggggcatggatgtcataggaccgaTTGAACCGGCTGTGTCAAACAAGCACCATTTtattttggtcgccatagactacttcaccaa CCACCTAATGAAAGAAATATATGCTCAATTTCGAATCACTCACCGAAATTCGACTGTgtaccggccacaaatgaatggagctATAGAAgctgccaacaaaaacatcaagaagatccttagaaagatgattgataacaaCAAAGACTGGCACAAACAATTGCCACATGCATTACTAGGATATCGCATAACCGCCAGAACTTCAATGGGAACCACTCCATATATGCCGGTCTATGGCACTGAGGCAGTGataccagccgaagtagaaatcccttcccTTCGAATCATACAAGAAACAGAATTGGATGACGCTGAATGGATCTGTAAAAGGCATGAGCAACTAGCTTTTttagatgaaaagaggatgatcgCCGTTTGCCATGGTCTGttgtaccaacaaagaatggcaTGA